A region of Micromonospora chokoriensis DNA encodes the following proteins:
- a CDS encoding DsbA family protein has product MTTPLQVTARLRDPVTTEDHIRGPADAAVTVVEYGDFQCQFCGAAYPNLHELLRQRADTVRLVYRYFPIANVHPYAERAAETAEAAGVRGRFWEMHDWLYEHQDQLDPVHLSLGVEQVGLPPDELNAEVESRTHADRVRRDFVGGIRSGVNGTPTLFVNGVRHDGGYDLADLLTAVDAAGDA; this is encoded by the coding sequence ATGACCACGCCACTGCAGGTCACCGCCCGACTCCGGGACCCGGTGACCACCGAGGACCACATCCGCGGGCCGGCCGACGCGGCGGTCACCGTCGTCGAGTACGGCGACTTCCAGTGCCAGTTCTGCGGTGCCGCGTACCCGAACCTGCACGAGTTGCTGCGGCAGCGGGCCGACACCGTCCGGCTGGTCTACCGGTACTTCCCGATCGCCAACGTGCACCCGTACGCCGAACGCGCCGCCGAGACGGCCGAGGCCGCCGGGGTGCGGGGCCGGTTCTGGGAGATGCACGACTGGCTCTACGAGCACCAGGACCAACTCGACCCGGTGCACCTCTCGCTCGGTGTCGAGCAGGTCGGGTTGCCACCGGACGAGTTGAACGCCGAGGTGGAGAGCCGTACGCACGCCGACCGGGTACGCCGGGACTTCGTGGGCGGCATCCGAAGCGGGGTGAACGGCACCCCGACCCTGTTCGTCAACGGCGTCCGACACGACGGCGGCTACGACCTGGCCGACCTGTTGACCGCCGTGGACGCGGCCGGCGACGCCTGA
- a CDS encoding BON domain-containing protein, which yields MAIAEISRTDQDIQSAVLDELTWEPRVQPHEIGVTVADGVVTLTGRVDSYAKKWAAERAAHRVAQVRAVADDLAVQLATGAERTDPDLAAAASHALEWDAFVPIEKLQVTVSTGWVTLHGDVEWEYQRRAAERAVGRLTGVRGVSNGIAVQPTAAPDGRNLAERIVDALARAGATEAERITVRVHGDTAVLAGLVHSMPERAEVEQVAWSAPGIREVQNHIAVAPVLR from the coding sequence ATGGCCATCGCGGAGATCAGCCGCACCGACCAGGACATCCAGTCCGCCGTACTCGACGAGCTGACCTGGGAACCACGGGTGCAGCCGCACGAGATCGGCGTGACCGTCGCCGACGGTGTCGTCACGCTGACCGGGCGGGTGGACAGCTACGCGAAGAAGTGGGCCGCCGAACGCGCCGCGCACCGGGTCGCCCAGGTCCGGGCGGTCGCCGACGACCTGGCCGTGCAACTGGCCACCGGCGCGGAGCGCACCGACCCCGACCTGGCCGCCGCCGCCAGCCACGCACTGGAGTGGGACGCGTTCGTACCCATCGAGAAGCTCCAGGTCACCGTCTCGACCGGCTGGGTGACGTTGCACGGCGACGTGGAGTGGGAGTACCAGCGCCGCGCTGCCGAACGGGCGGTCGGCCGACTGACCGGCGTACGCGGGGTGAGCAACGGCATCGCCGTCCAGCCGACCGCCGCGCCGGACGGTCGGAACCTGGCCGAGCGGATCGTCGACGCCCTCGCCCGAGCCGGGGCGACCGAAGCCGAACGGATCACCGTCCGGGTGCACGGTGACACGGCGGTGCTCGCCGGTCTGGTGCACTCGATGCCCGAGCGGGCCGAGGTCGAGCAGGTGGCGTGGTCCGCACCAGGCATCCGTGAGGTGCAGAACCACATCGCCGTCGCCCCGGTGCTGCGATAG
- a CDS encoding helix-turn-helix transcriptional regulator, with protein sequence MSEQDRVRVEPAVGPPLLASRLTPAVPPEPVVARPRLLRRLDEGSAAPVTRIAAPAGWGKTTLLASWVRLGGAPAQVEPGAVVPDSGELTAPPESGPVPAWVSVEVGDDGDRLWSYLAAALRAATGSTESGPVPDRSPRPEHLEALAASLAAADRPVLLILDDLHRVADPAALTGLEFLLRHAGQRLRLVIGARAGLHLPLHRLRLAGELTEIGPDELAFTDDEVADLLTAHGAALPAAAVHRLRERTGGWPAALRIAALAVRGQGDPERWAGQFGGDQPEIAGYLHEEVLATLEPAEEDLLRRTAVVDTVCADLAEALTGRADAGQALADLAGAGGLLHREDTRPAWYRCEPLLADLLRADLARLPADDLRELHARAADWYAGDGRPADGLRHALVAGRWDLAGDLFVAHWPELTRYDREPAHAPAPVAPPGEVVRADPEVALACAAERVCAADLPAARAHLGVAADHAAGLPTPRRDRFLRLVTALEVSVARLADDQAEVRAAAARLLRTRPGGATPTRLPDSAPTGPSSSAPTTGGGAAADDADLRAFTGTALGLVELADGALPAARFVRARSAAREAGRPRTELVAASRAALLLAVRGDLRAAEQAARDALGMPPCRGWSGRLDCGYAYLALALVALLRDQPEEAVANLALAGPAFGVADGWGGDAEAGTGEAWLAAAPDEPVAAAVAALCRAQLHRDAGDPAVGQRLLVRAGAALADSPSATELTSLLRAAEAELRAERGDLDAARDLLAGTADDGTDPVLAVTAAKVELLAGDTAAAGRALPGWQAPTATAWPLPVRLDAGLLDAVLAERAGDGRRAGRILEEVLDLAGPPGCRRVFTRAAPPVRDLLAAHLDAGTAHFTLVSDLVRGASTSTARPTATPRGVLDEPLTERELTILRYLQSILSNVEIASELSLSVNTVKTHVRNIYRKLDATRRREAVRRARELRLI encoded by the coding sequence GTGTCGGAACAGGATCGCGTGCGGGTCGAGCCGGCAGTGGGGCCGCCGCTGCTGGCGTCCCGGCTGACTCCGGCAGTGCCGCCGGAACCGGTGGTGGCCCGACCCCGACTGCTGCGCCGGTTGGACGAGGGCAGCGCGGCGCCGGTCACCCGGATCGCTGCTCCGGCCGGCTGGGGTAAGACCACGTTGCTCGCGTCCTGGGTACGGCTGGGTGGCGCTCCGGCCCAGGTCGAGCCGGGTGCTGTCGTGCCCGACTCCGGCGAACTGACGGCACCGCCCGAGTCCGGCCCGGTTCCGGCGTGGGTGTCCGTGGAGGTCGGCGACGACGGTGACCGGCTCTGGTCGTACCTCGCTGCGGCGCTGCGGGCGGCGACCGGCTCGACGGAGAGCGGACCGGTGCCGGACCGGTCGCCGCGCCCCGAGCACCTGGAGGCGCTGGCTGCCTCGCTCGCCGCCGCGGACCGGCCGGTGCTGCTGATCCTGGACGACCTGCACCGGGTCGCCGACCCGGCCGCGTTGACCGGGTTGGAGTTCCTGCTGCGTCACGCCGGGCAGCGGCTGCGTCTGGTGATCGGCGCGCGGGCCGGGCTGCACCTGCCGCTGCACCGGCTCCGCCTCGCCGGTGAGCTGACCGAGATCGGCCCGGACGAGTTGGCGTTCACCGACGACGAGGTTGCCGACCTGCTCACCGCGCACGGCGCCGCGCTGCCGGCGGCTGCCGTGCACCGCCTGCGGGAGCGGACCGGAGGGTGGCCGGCCGCGCTGCGCATCGCGGCCCTGGCGGTACGCGGTCAGGGCGACCCGGAGCGCTGGGCGGGACAGTTCGGCGGCGACCAACCGGAGATCGCCGGCTACCTGCACGAGGAGGTGCTCGCGACGCTCGAACCGGCCGAGGAGGACCTGCTGCGCCGTACCGCGGTCGTCGACACCGTCTGCGCCGACCTGGCCGAGGCGCTGACCGGCCGCGCCGATGCCGGGCAGGCGCTCGCCGACCTGGCCGGGGCCGGTGGCCTGCTGCACCGGGAGGACACCCGCCCGGCCTGGTACCGGTGCGAGCCCCTGCTCGCCGACCTGCTCCGCGCCGACCTGGCCCGGTTGCCCGCCGACGACCTGCGCGAGCTGCACGCCCGGGCCGCCGACTGGTACGCGGGCGACGGCCGGCCGGCCGACGGCCTGCGGCACGCGTTGGTCGCCGGCCGGTGGGACCTGGCCGGCGACCTGTTCGTCGCCCACTGGCCGGAGCTGACCCGCTACGACCGCGAACCGGCGCACGCCCCGGCCCCCGTGGCTCCACCGGGGGAGGTGGTCCGCGCCGACCCGGAGGTGGCGTTGGCCTGTGCCGCCGAGCGTGTGTGCGCCGCCGACCTGCCGGCCGCGAGGGCCCACCTGGGCGTGGCGGCCGACCACGCCGCGGGCCTTCCCACGCCCCGACGCGACCGGTTCCTGCGGTTGGTCACCGCGCTGGAGGTGAGCGTGGCCCGGCTCGCCGACGACCAGGCGGAGGTCCGCGCCGCCGCCGCCCGACTGCTGCGAACCCGCCCGGGGGGCGCCACACCGACCCGGCTGCCGGACTCCGCGCCGACCGGGCCGTCGAGCTCCGCTCCCACCACCGGTGGCGGCGCGGCGGCCGACGACGCGGACCTGAGGGCGTTCACCGGCACCGCGCTGGGGCTGGTCGAGTTGGCCGACGGCGCGTTGCCGGCCGCCCGCTTCGTCCGGGCCCGGTCGGCGGCCCGGGAGGCCGGTCGGCCGCGTACCGAGCTGGTCGCCGCCAGCCGTGCCGCACTGCTGCTCGCGGTCCGCGGTGACCTGCGGGCGGCCGAGCAGGCGGCCCGGGACGCGCTGGGCATGCCGCCCTGCCGGGGTTGGTCGGGTCGGCTGGACTGCGGCTACGCGTACCTGGCGCTGGCCCTGGTGGCGCTGCTGCGCGACCAGCCCGAGGAGGCCGTGGCCAACCTCGCCCTCGCCGGCCCGGCGTTCGGTGTCGCGGACGGGTGGGGCGGTGACGCCGAGGCCGGTACCGGTGAGGCGTGGCTCGCCGCCGCGCCCGACGAGCCGGTGGCGGCGGCGGTGGCGGCCCTGTGCCGGGCGCAGTTGCACCGCGACGCCGGCGACCCGGCGGTCGGCCAGCGGCTGCTCGTCCGGGCCGGCGCGGCACTGGCCGACAGTCCCTCTGCCACCGAACTGACCAGCCTCCTGCGGGCCGCCGAGGCCGAGCTACGCGCCGAGCGGGGGGACCTGGACGCCGCCCGTGACCTGCTGGCCGGAACCGCCGACGACGGGACCGATCCGGTGCTGGCGGTGACGGCGGCGAAGGTGGAACTGCTGGCCGGCGACACCGCCGCTGCCGGGCGGGCCCTGCCGGGCTGGCAGGCGCCGACGGCCACGGCCTGGCCCCTGCCGGTACGCCTGGACGCGGGCCTGCTGGACGCGGTGCTGGCCGAGCGGGCCGGGGACGGTCGTCGGGCCGGCCGGATCCTGGAAGAGGTGCTGGACCTCGCCGGCCCGCCGGGCTGCCGGCGGGTCTTCACCCGCGCCGCACCACCCGTACGGGACCTGCTGGCCGCCCACCTGGACGCCGGCACCGCGCACTTCACGCTGGTCAGCGACCTGGTCCGGGGGGCCAGCACGAGCACTGCCCGGCCGACCGCGACGCCCCGGGGCGTTCTCGACGAGCCACTCACCGAGCGTGAGCTGACCATCCTGCGCTACCTGCAGAGCATCCTGTCCAACGTGGAGATCGCCAGCGAACTGTCGCTCTCCGTCAACACGGTGAAGACACACGTCCGCAACATCTACCGCAAACTCGACGCGACCCGCCGGCGTGAAGCGGTCCGGCGGGCGCGCGAGCTGCGGCTGATCTGA
- a CDS encoding redoxin domain-containing protein yields MSDPNGLIQPGHAPPDFTLPATPAGDPVGPGQFRGRPVVLAFYPADWSPVCGDQMSLYQSAAPVFAQYDAVVLGVSVDGIWSHRAFAESRGIEFPLLADFEPKGEVARAYGAYQPQGEAARALVVLDPAGVVTWSHLSPPDVNPGADGIFDALDKLAAERKVTTG; encoded by the coding sequence ATGAGTGATCCGAACGGGCTGATCCAACCGGGGCACGCCCCGCCCGACTTCACCCTGCCGGCCACCCCGGCCGGGGATCCGGTGGGGCCCGGGCAGTTCCGCGGGCGACCGGTGGTGCTCGCCTTCTACCCCGCCGACTGGAGCCCGGTCTGCGGTGACCAGATGTCGCTCTACCAGTCGGCGGCACCCGTCTTCGCGCAGTACGACGCGGTAGTGCTCGGCGTCTCGGTGGACGGCATCTGGTCGCACCGGGCGTTCGCGGAGAGCCGGGGCATCGAGTTCCCCCTGCTGGCCGACTTCGAGCCCAAGGGCGAGGTGGCCCGTGCCTACGGCGCATACCAACCGCAGGGTGAGGCCGCCCGCGCGCTCGTGGTGCTCGACCCGGCCGGCGTGGTGACCTGGAGTCATCTCTCGCCGCCGGACGTGAACCCGGGCGCGGACGGCATCTTCGACGCGCTGGACAAGCTCGCCGCCGAACGGAAGGTGACGACCGGATGA
- a CDS encoding STAS domain-containing protein: MSLSIVKSVLSGGVVEIAPRGEIDVDTAYEVREAIAEVLAKGRPLRIELNMRLVTFIDSVGISAMVAGFQTAEVSDVKLVVTEPSRFVHRQLWVTGLLGLFGAPEPYFAGAATPEVLPGA; encoded by the coding sequence GTGAGCCTGTCGATCGTGAAGTCGGTTCTGTCCGGTGGTGTCGTGGAGATCGCCCCGCGGGGCGAGATCGACGTCGACACAGCGTACGAGGTGCGCGAAGCGATCGCGGAGGTGCTGGCGAAAGGCCGGCCCCTACGCATCGAGCTCAACATGAGGCTGGTCACCTTCATCGACTCCGTCGGCATCAGCGCCATGGTCGCCGGCTTCCAGACGGCCGAGGTCAGCGACGTCAAGCTGGTGGTCACCGAACCGAGCCGGTTCGTGCACCGGCAGCTGTGGGTGACCGGCCTGCTCGGCCTGTTCGGTGCCCCCGAGCCCTACTTCGCCGGTGCCGCCACCCCCGAGGTGCTGCCCGGCGCCTGA